From the Papaver somniferum cultivar HN1 chromosome 2, ASM357369v1, whole genome shotgun sequence genome, the window ctaagttctctcctaaatgggaagggccgtatgttATCACCAAAGCAGTTTCTAGCGGATACTATAAAATCTTAGCAGTCAATGGAGGAAAAgaaggaaatattatcaacggCAAATGGCTCAAGGCCTATTATGCTTGATCAACAGCAAATAATTAATCTTTTACCATTATTCAAACACatctcaaatgtaatttatttccttcaaaaagAATGCAAGATGCTCATTTGTTCATCAAACATCcatcaattgaacaaaattcCTCTGTCATATTATCCTACCTTATCAAAAAACCTACACTTCAACTCTCCCGAATGCTCACTCAGAGAAAACCGTCCATCAATGGATAATCTGTATAAGAAACCTTGTCAAGTTTCTtttggaaatttttggttttcgtCTTTAAATCCTGGACCGCCTTCTCGACCCTTTCCAACTCCAAAGCGAGCATCTTCTCCTCCtccagtaaagcagtggtcacagaaattgcatcagcagcctccgccTCCTTATGAATCTTGATCATCTCGAGCCGATGACGAAGCCAGCCTACATTGAACCGCAATGTCTCACAgttcgaaatcatctcatcccacctgtgcagttcctgattcttgacatctcgcaggcgCATCTGGTTCATCTCCTCAATGATCGGTAAcagccctgcaactgtagtcaggagggttggtagaaaacctttccacacttcggtCGTAGCAATATGCCCGTATCTTTTCCAGATTTTGGTGTAAAGAGGCgtgtgacacttgggaatgacgaatccactgACCACCTCATTGTCCGGGAAAGTATTGATCAAAGGAGCTTCAAACAAGAGTCCAGTTGTTGGATATTCATGAGCATGAACCCTATATTCAGCCTCCACGGATTCTGCAGAGTCTTCACAGACCCGGTTGCTGCTATCTTCAACcccaaccacggtcacggactttccattcCTTATCCTTCTAGCATTaacaacgacacgaacatccTCATGCGACGAAATGAAGAAGTGTTTAATTTTATCAAAATTGAGCATGGTAAAGCTTCAAGAGTTATAAGattgcttacagatgatccagcCTCAGCATgagccgacctataccgggcaggGGCTCTAACAGTCTGCTTGGGCCTCGAATTGTGAGAAGAAGGATTCTTTTGATTAtcctgcaaaaaatcatcttcctaTGATCAATAACCTTGAtcaaatagagaagaagaagatatacaaCTTACCGAGATAGACGCTTCTATTTTATGCTTCGAATGAAGTTTGTTTCGAGAAGAAGTACTACCGCTAAACATAATGATGGAAGGTATGGCAATCGAAATTTCTTCTATGAAActaactcaggaatggaagaaatatttgcgtaagTGTTAAACCCTAAATCTTGGAGATATATACAAGGCACGGTTGGTACTTATCTTTTGTAGATAGTCAATTCGATTACGAGTTTTAGTGAAACCCTAAGCCCCAAACAAGATCAATACTGGAGATGCGGAGGAAATAatgcactggggactgaccaaagCTATACATGGTCAGAAGGCCACACGGACTTGTGTGTTATATGTCTTCTGCGACGTGTCCGAATGTTTTCACAGATGGAAACCGTAAAGCAAGTAAAGGGAGAACACAATGGGTTCGGCGTATGAGGATTGGCTCATTTTATTTGATTCAATCGAGAAGAACCAACATTAATAAAAGGATTTAtcattcaaaaggaaaatctcaaTACTTAGGTGAAGTTTTTCAAACAAGATGTCTACTACGAAGTCTAAGaaaacattcaaatgtttaaaaAGTATCAGgagtaaagctactcgtcagatgCATCCGAGCtgtcagattcatcatcactgtccttctcggaatcctccTCTTCGTCGGAATCACTATCAGGACCATTGATGAAGTCTGTATGGGTATGAGGATCGTCCGAGTCCGAGTAttcttctgcttcagcttcaagttcAACTTCAACTCGTTTCATAGTATTTTGGAGCTCCCTGGTACGCCGGTCAGACTTGATCTTGCGCTCTGGTAACACCCACGTGGTTTCCTCttcggaagcatcagcatcagagtcAGAAGGTACCCCATCGACGAATCGGCGTCTCTCCTCTGCCGCTAGTATTTTGCGCTGGATTCGATCCTTCCTACGCTTGTGATCCTCTGCTTCATCAGTCTCGACTTTTCGTTCATAAGCTCAGCATAAGTGACTCTCCGGTTGTTCAGTGGTAAGCTAGGCTTTGCCCCCTCATCATGAGTTGTCTTAGTTTTCGATTTTGCTGCAGAAGATTTGGAATCCTCATCTGAAGAGCTGGAGGGATAGCTACAGTCATAATTGCTGCTGCTGGAAGTTGTCATTTTCTGGAACCAGGAGCACAAAATTATCGACATGCTAATAAATCCATCTACAAAAAtgataattcttaactcttacatcTTTATAATTCCACTAAAAATAGTGATTGTGCCGCAAGAGTTAACGCTccaaaattagttcgttccttgaaacctacaataacgaacgaagctttattaattttcgaagctgatttttcataaaatcatagacacaattttcatagtataaacatccaaaactgagctatgaaatttacaccaagacaatatttcatcataaataagttgtctaatttggagggttactcaaaacccatgttttgattttataaaacaataattaacgtgaattactcacgtaaattttcaaatttttatcTAATGTGAACAAACTCACGTAGGTAAAACTTATTGCATTATATTTCACATAATATGTCATGGTatcatgaaatgaaaaaaaaaaagaatctcgTTTCCTTCGTATGGTcgtttttctttgaaacgaaggtttctttcagttttgtgaaaagttcacatcttttaagataaagttttgatttccatgaaagctcataaacaaaattttatcactagacacaggtttatttcaaaagaaaaatctctcccaagttagggattgttgctagtctcttgaactaatgatcgaacgaacatacgtttaataaaataagggtttttctacaaaactcacattacatgtatagaattttaacatgatcaaagcatcaacaactcatgaaatcatcaaaaaaaagaaaaaaaaaatttacctggtcggtgccggccagaagttggccggacggtgaCGGCAACTCCGGCGAATTTTTGCTGCTCCTCCTGAGGCTTGGgcgtgaagatgaagaggagaTGAATATGGTGGTCGGTTAtgggagaaataaaaaaagggagtaattccttttatatcaaattttattttcaaaacctaatcccataaggatttccttttcgggcccggcccgtgaatcctagaccaaccaaggttccaccatcaaatcagcggttctacaccaatttatgctcgatggatgacgctctattaggCCACTGGGGTttgcgctcaaaccatggtttgttCGTTCAgtttaaatccggtaacatctaatcttataagttcaattacttattttgtctgtacctagaaaatcaccattcaatgctgactgaggaacatgaatgtccctcactaagaaggggacttaatgtagatggtggatttttgacaagggtaaaatcgtaaaaccataattatacatactctgGATCCAACAATCGGATGAGtagtgagactcatgtctctcattaaagcatgaaagctcatgccataaatctctgactgagaaggctgtctctcagagtatatgtagatgtgtagtctcctagatgaggccacgacacatttcatgaatactgagcataTTCAGTActtatttctgtatagaatcgaaagattgggcggttcctagacagcatgtctgctagtatagaacaacaacgtcttcaggatgcaaccaggttttccctgactatataggagaaatatgacactccaacaagctcatatttctcaactCTGAGATAatgaatgctcctagacagcatgcctgctagtatagagtaatcaattaattatctctaatcgtctgaatatccaacaatattctacgattcttcgttatatttcgtcacttgaattcgtggttcttctcagcagaatTCCAAGGGTTAGTGATTAATATTTagtgtacgggcatctgagcatcgaataagccctgactaaaatggtgcaagtgtacttagcaataatgcacagaccagcatctgaatgcacaaacgagcatttcagaacacgaaggaacgatgaacctatgcaaaataagaagaaaaaaataataataaaatattagcaaaggcgccaggggattgggcATACCATCCGTCCAGTcacgccgtgaccagtcccacgcccaattttatattttattatttttccttgatctcataaaaattctctcatttgagcaaatctccttcgtttcaaggaaactcccagtctcatggtgtttccgcacgccaaggaaataataaaattaggaaaaggtgtcgcgggaccaaggaAACTCCCAGTCTATTGAGCAAATCACTCTCAATAgacaaaaattcaatcattcagaactttcctgcgctgaattcacaacacacctacaatcttagaTCACagttgatcccacacatttctcagcttccctcctacagatcaactcatcctctcttgtgaccgaattgactctggaacggccattgttcttggtttaggccggagtcctacagattaatctctcaaacttaaagcactcccttcttgcagtacatctgtgtgaggttcaacatttcgctcggttcaaggagtctccacacggacgtctcctcaattccgtaaaaaccagcaaatcgtttttccccatctacaaattgcAACTAAGATAAACACCCACACTTCTCAACATACCCAAACCCTACAGGCCTCCAAATCTCAGTCCTTCAGTAACCAAAAAAATCGACAACTGGACATGTTCTCAAGCTGTTACAACGGGCTC encodes:
- the LOC113350767 gene encoding uncharacterized protein LOC113350767 is translated as MGVFSRDQQIHRASKENEKWAVFGSNSRAKSQSTELVKLQILLVETDEAEDHKRRKDRIQRKILAAEERRRFVDGVPSDSDADASEEETTWVLPERKIKSDRRTRELQNTMKRVEVELEAEAEEYSDSDDPHTHTDFINGPDSDSDEEEDSEKDSDDESDSSDASDE